In Colwellia sp. PAMC 20917, a single genomic region encodes these proteins:
- a CDS encoding LysR family transcriptional regulator, with amino-acid sequence MKANTLFSSSQSQSNLLDGIAVFVQVVQSKSFVNAAEKMQHSTSYISKEVSKLETRLGVRLLHRTTRTLSLTSEGEVYYQQCQQIIEDALHVENSLSGRQQIPQGRLKLSCPIGIGVSRIRPILAEFMAKYPKVTLDIDLNDHKVDLIADGFDIVIRAAMQLEDSSLISRRFMNSTSLTLASPEYLTQYGRPKHPDELVDHHMISYRNLKTPETWQYRSQNGQVTQTHVTSRVSCNNSEMMISLCLAGQGIIRMPLFNLREEVATGKLVPLFEDFMPINIGVYLVYPSRKNMPAKVKCFIDFIVDKLGDS; translated from the coding sequence ATGAAAGCTAATACATTATTTTCTTCTTCACAAAGTCAAAGTAACTTACTTGATGGTATAGCTGTTTTTGTCCAAGTTGTGCAAAGCAAAAGTTTTGTCAATGCTGCTGAAAAAATGCAGCACTCTACGTCTTATATCAGCAAGGAGGTTAGTAAGCTAGAAACCCGTTTAGGCGTCCGCTTGCTGCACCGCACGACCCGAACTTTAAGTTTAACATCGGAAGGCGAAGTCTATTATCAACAATGCCAACAGATCATTGAAGATGCTTTGCACGTTGAAAATAGCCTTTCTGGACGTCAGCAAATACCGCAAGGTCGATTAAAGTTAAGCTGTCCTATTGGTATAGGTGTTTCTCGTATTCGGCCGATCCTCGCTGAATTTATGGCTAAGTATCCGAAAGTAACCTTAGACATCGACTTAAACGATCATAAAGTTGATTTGATTGCTGATGGCTTTGATATTGTGATAAGAGCCGCTATGCAACTTGAAGACTCAAGCTTAATTAGCCGACGTTTTATGAACTCAACCAGCTTAACACTCGCTTCTCCTGAGTACTTAACACAATATGGTCGACCTAAACATCCCGATGAATTGGTCGATCATCACATGATCAGTTACCGTAACTTAAAAACACCTGAAACTTGGCAGTACCGCAGCCAGAATGGCCAAGTAACGCAAACACATGTAACCAGTCGAGTATCATGTAATAACTCAGAAATGATGATTTCGTTATGCTTAGCAGGACAAGGTATTATTCGTATGCCATTATTTAATTTACGTGAAGAGGTGGCAACAGGGAAATTAGTGCCCTTGTTTGAAGACTTTATGCCAATAAACATTGGTGT